CCCGCCGCCAACCGGGTGTGGTGGTGGCCCGCGCTGGCACTGATGGCCCTGCTGTGGTGGCTGAGTAGCCGCGCCGACCCGCTGGGCCTACCGCTGCCGCACCCACTCGACTGGGCGGCGCACCTTCTGAGCTACGCAGCGCTGGGCTTCTGCCTGGGGCGGGCGTCCGGCTCGGGGGCCACTGGCTGGATTCTGGCGGCCTGGTTCGGTGCCTTCGACGAAATGCATCAGGCATTCGTGCCGGGGCGCGAGGCGGGTCTTCAGGACTGGTGGTTTGATCTGCTGGGCGGCTGGGCCGGGAGCGTCTGGCTGGGCAGCGGCCTGCGCGAGTGGTGGCCCGGTCTGTCCAGGCGACGCGGGACACCCTAGAGCCTGTGTTCTACTTCCGTTGGTCGGTGGTAAAAGTAGGCGTATTTTTACCACCAATGCTCTAAGGCTGGGCTTCGGTTGCCGGACCGTTCAGCGGAATCAGCCAGGTCACGGCGCGCGGGTTGTTGAAGCTGGCCAGGTTCGCGCCGCGCCAGCCGCTGCCCGCCAGGCCGTAGGCGCTGTCGTACTGGCTGAGGGTGGTGTCGCTGAGGGCGTAGAGGGTACCGTCGGGCGCGTAGGTCAAATCGCGCAGATCGCTGAAGTAGGCCGGAACGCCCGTCGTGGTGCCGTTCCAGATCAGCAGCGGGGCGCTGGAGGTGCTGCGCCAACTTCCCAGCAAGCGGTCATTGGTGTAGAGGCTCGAAGCGGCGCTGCCAAGCTGGGCGGCGGCAGGCAGGGCCGTGAGGGTACCGGTGTCGCTCAGCGTCTGGACGCCAGTTTCGGTGGCGACATAGACCGCGCCCTTGTAAAAGGCCAGGTCGTTGATGGTGGGCAGTGTGATGGGCGTGCTGAGGCTGCTGCTGCCGTCGATATTGCGAAGAACGCGGATCAGCTCCGAGCCGCCACCCACTGCCGGATGCACCGCCCATACCACATCGCCCTGCACTGCCAGCTGGGTTTGCAGCGGCGTACTGGGGGTGGGCGCGGGCAGGCTGGCGCTCATCGAGACGCTGCCGTCGCTGCGCCACACCACCACCTGTTGCAGCGCCCCGTTGCCGCAGTCCGATAGGGCCGCCAGCCGGTCACGCGCCACACTGGCCTCCAGCTTGACGTAGCAGGGCTTGAAGGCCAGATCGCTGGGATTGGGCCAGTTGGTCGGGGCGGCCAGGTTGGGAGTGCGGACTTCCAGATGGTCGCCGTAGAGCAGGGCCAACCCCGTGCCGCCCGGCAGGGCTTCCAGGTCCACCGCCCCCGGCACACTGGCGCTGAGCTGCGGGTCGGGCTGGCCCACATCAACCGCGCTGATCATCGCCGCGCTGCCGGTGCCCGACAGGACCGCCAGCCGGATCGTCACCGCATCCTCGGTGGTGCCGGTGCAGGCCGCCAGCAGCGCGGGCAGCAGGCTCAGGGTGAGCAGGTAGGTCAGTCGGCGCATGATCGGCTCCTTGAGGTATCGAGGTTACTTGTTGTTGAGGTTGAAAATCGGGAACTTGCTGACCCCGGCGGTGTTCTCGAAGGCCGAGACGTTGCCCGAGCCGGGAATGACCAGCCCGACCCGGAAGCGTCTGGCAATCGGGTTGATCTCGGCCTGAAACGCCCAGCAGCAGCGGTCCACCGTGAGCAGCAGCACCGGTTGCAGCGGCGTGGTGTCGGTGCGGACTCCGTTGACCCAGGTCAGCGTCTGCTGGAAGGTGGCGGTCAGCGAGGCGTCGGGCCGGTCATTCCGGCCAAAGGTGAAGTTGAAGGCCAGCGGTTGCAGGCTCAGCGTCTCGTTCAGCGGCTGATCGGGGCCGTAGACGGGCGCGCGGGTGTAGCTGGCCAGCCCGCTGAGCGCCACCCGGCGGCCAAACTGCCAGTCGCCGCTGAGGCTGGCACTCTGCACATAAAGAGCGTCCTTCTGCTGGCTACCGGGCATGGCCAGGGTCGCCTGGGCGCTGATGCGCTGGGCCGGGCGGGCCGCTGTGAGCGCCCCCGTGAGCGTCGGGCGGGTCCAGCCCGTTGTGCCCAGGTCATAGGGACCGCCGTACTGGAGATTCCAGGTCAGGCTGCTGGGCGAGATCTGGGTGGCCGCACCGTAGTTCTGCGCGTACCCGCCCGGCACGTTGCCCACACTGAAATACAGCGTGTCGTTGGTGAAGGTGTTTTGAGAACTGGCGTTTTGCAAACTGCCTTTGGGCAGGGTCAGGCTGTGGGTGCTGGAAAAGGCGTAGCCGCGCCAGTTGACGTTGAGGCTGCCGTCGAGGTGGGGACTTTGCAGATTGACGGTCTCGCTCAGGCTTAGCGTCACCGGGTTGATCACCGCGTCGCGGGTCGCCACCGCCGCCGCGCTGACCGTCACGCTTTGCAGCACCCGCTTCTGGAGGTCTTGCACCAGCGACACCCCGAAGGTGTTGGTCCGCACGCCGCCAATCGCCTTGACGCTGGTGGTAAAAGGGCCAGGACCGGCCAGACTGGTATAGCTGCCCGCAAACGAGACGTTCAGGCCACGCGCCGCCGATGCCCCGAACGAACCGCTGGCGGTCACGCTCTCCAATGTGCCCTTGAAGAAATTGTTCCTGACATCGAGGCTGAGCTGCACCGGTTCCTGCGACACGCTGACGTTCAAATCGGCGGCGGACTGCTGGTCGGCGGGCAGAATCAGGTCGTAATTCTGCGAGAGCTGCACCGCCACCCCGGAGCCGGGCGTCAGATTGAGGGCCACGCCCAGCGGCGCGCTGAGCAGCTTGCTGTCGATGCGGTCGAAGGCGAACGGGCTGACGCCCTCGCGGCGCAGGTACTTGTAGCCCACCGTGAAGCTGCCCGCGCTGCTCGGCAAATTCAGCGCCGTGCCGTAGGCATTGTAAGTGGGTGTGTACCCGCCGCTGAGAACGCGCACCCCGAACGCCTGGGTCAGGCTGGCGGACAGGCTGAGGTCCACCACCCGCTGCCCGCTGAGGTAGTAGCGGCCCGTGAAGGTGTTGGTCACGTTCAGGTCGGCGTTCGTCCAGGGCCGCGCCAGGTAGGTGATCTGGTGTTCCTCCTGCAAGCGGGCGGTGGCGTAGTTGGGGCCTTGCAGGCTGGCGGCGCGGCTCAGCGGGTTGCTGGCCGCCACGTAATTGCCCACCGTGAACTTGAAGTTGGCGCTGAGGGTGCTGCCGTTGCGGTAGGTCACCAGGTACGCACCGGGATCGATCACCACTTCCGGCTTCTTGAGCGGCGCGCCCAGGGCGGTGGTCGGCTCCGGGCCGCGCAGGTCGGCCACCGTCACGCTCAACTTGACGTTGCCGAAGGTCTTGACGTTGGTGAGGGTCACGTCGGCCTGACCGTTGATGGTGGTGACGCCCTTGTTGGGGTTGGTGGGATCCAGCCCGATGTCCTGGCGCACCGCCGAGACGCTGTAGGTCAGGCCGCCGGGCGCGGTGTTCTCAAGGTCGGCGTGCCCCCTGGCCGTGAGGCTGTAATTGACGGCGTAGCCGGAAGTGAACGTGCCGTCCGGATTGACCGGGTTGGGTTCGGCCAGCCCGGAAACGCTCAGGCGGTCA
This portion of the Deinococcus rubellus genome encodes:
- a CDS encoding VanZ family protein, translated to MRPAANRVWWWPALALMALLWWLSSRADPLGLPLPHPLDWAAHLLSYAALGFCLGRASGSGATGWILAAWFGAFDEMHQAFVPGREAGLQDWWFDLLGGWAGSVWLGSGLREWWPGLSRRRGTP